TAGGAGTCAACCAAATCCAAGGGAGTCTTCCTACAAACATAGGCTTCACACTTCCAAATCTTCGGTTGTTTAGCATCGGCATGAACCTATTTGAGGGACAGATTCCTTCGTCAATATCAAATTGCACAAAGTTAGTGGCACTTCAACTTGGAGAGAACAAACTTTCAGGTGAAGTGCCTTCTTTGGAAAATCTGCAAAAGCTTCAATGGTTCGCCAGTTTCGATAATCAACTCGGGCATGGAAAACCCGAAGACTTGAACTTTGTTTGCTCACTAACAAATGCCACAAAGTTAAAGGCATTGCATATTGCTAGCAACAGTTTCGGTGGAGTTCTGCCTAAATGCATAGGTAATTTATCCACCACCCTCAGAATATTTGATGTGTCTGAGAATCTAATATTTGGAGAATTTCCTAGACggattgaaaattttgtgaacCTTGAAGTATTGATTATGTACAAAAATAAGTTGTCAGGTGTTCTTCCATCGAATATGGggaatttacaaaatttatcgTTATTGGAGTTAAGTGATAACTACCTAGAAGGGAGAATCCCATCTTCTCTAGGAAACCTAACCAAGTTGACTCTACTATATTTGGCTTGGAACAACTTTCAAGGTCAAATCCCTTCAGAACTATCTTCTAACTGCGACTTTTTGAACGGACTTGATCTTTCCAATAACAATCTCAGTGGTACCATACCCCCACAAATTATGGGTATTTCATCACTGACCATTCTCTTGGATTTGTCTCATAACCATCTAACGGGACTTTTACCCATGGAAGTAGGCAACTTGAGGTTTTTGACCACATTAAACATCTCCGAAAATATGTTAGGAGGTGAAATTCCAAATAGTTTAGGTGATTGCGTTGCATTGGTATCATTGAGGATGGGGGGAAATCTCTTCCATGGGTCCATTCCTCAATCAATGAGATTGTTAAGAGGCATTGAAGAACTGGATCTTTCACACAACAATTTTTCCGGGGAGATTCCACAGTTCTTGAAGGCACTTCGTTCTTTGAAAGTTCTGAATTTATCTTACAATAATTTTCAAGGTATGCTGCCACATGAAGGAGTCTTTGAGAATGCTACCTCTGCCTCTATTATCGGGAATGCTAAGCTATGTGGTGGATTGCTAGAATTTCAGCTTCCTAAATGCATCTCCAGTAGCTCCAAGAGTAGGAAAGTCCATGTATTGAGATTGTTTGCTCTTGTTATTTGCGGCCTTCTCGGAATTGCTCTGATTCTTGCTATTCTTTATCTCTCTTGGTGGAAGATGCAAGTACCAAAACCAGTTTCAAGTTCTATGGACGTTTTATGTCCGCACGTATCTTATGGAGCACTCCTAAAAGCAACCCAAGGTTTTTCTTCAACCAACTTGGTTGGTGTTGGAAGCTTTGGTTCCGTTTACAAAGGGGTACTTGAGGACAATGGGACTGCCGTTGCAGTGAAGGTGCTCCATTTAGTGGGTCGTGATGCCCTGAAGAGCTTCATAATTGAGTGCGAGGTACTAAAGAACATCAGACATcgaaatcttttgaagataCTAACGGTTTGCTCGAGTACTGattatcaaggaaatgattttaAGGCCATAATATATGACTTCATGGATAATGGAAGCCTGCAACAGTGGTTACACTCAAAAGCAACATCATCTCATGTAAATGAGCCTCCAAAGAAAGTGAATTTCATTCAAAGGATAAATATTGCCATTGATGTTGCTTTTGCACTAGATTATCTTCATCACCAATGCCACATCCCCATCAttcattgtgatctaaagccaAGCAATGTCCTCTTAGATGCTCAAATGGTCGCACATGTAGGCGACTTTGGATTGGCAAAGTTCCTACTTGGATCATCCCTTGATACTGTAGCTAATCAAATGAGCTCTGTGGGTCTAAGAGGGACAATTGGTTATGCTCCACCAGGTAATCTCTTCACTTTCTATTCTAATGATCTAAGCTCTACACTCTTTTCTATGATCGGTGTTACTAATTTCATCTACTATATGATCTAAATGAGTGGCAGAATATGCAATGGGATGCAAGGTCTCAAGAGAAGGCGATGTCTATAGTTACGGCATGCTCTTACTGGAGATGTTCACAGGATTGAGTCCCACCAATGATAGATTTGGAGATAATTTGACTCTCCATAATTTCGTTGCATCAGCTTTGCCTGAACAAGCATTGGAAATTACAGATCACATTCTACTTCTAGAAAGCGAGAGTC
The window above is part of the Eucalyptus grandis isolate ANBG69807.140 chromosome 6, ASM1654582v1, whole genome shotgun sequence genome. Proteins encoded here:
- the LOC104451854 gene encoding probable LRR receptor-like serine/threonine-protein kinase At3g47570, producing MEPRSISFAEFQSCHFLIGIVLALCITQVSSTTNETDKLSLLAFKAGITEDPLGVLSSWNGSMGFCQWNGVMCGRKHQRVIVLDLRSQKLSGLISPHIGNLSFLRELWLVDNNFDHEIPPQISRLSHLRVLRLESNSLVGEIPENITACSDLVSLVLECNQLTGKIPSQVGLLSNLRNFSLYANNLTGSVPSSIGNLSSLKGLIFTRNNLGGNIPSVFSQLSKLQYFYVGGNKLSGPIPFGLLNLSSLSMIDLGVNQIQGSLPTNIGFTLPNLRLFSIGMNLFEGQIPSSISNCTKLVALQLGENKLSGEVPSLENLQKLQWFASFDNQLGHGKPEDLNFVCSLTNATKLKALHIASNSFGGVLPKCIGNLSTTLRIFDVSENLIFGEFPRRIENFVNLEVLIMYKNKLSGVLPSNMGNLQNLSLLELSDNYLEGRIPSSLGNLTKLTLLYLAWNNFQGQIPSELSSNCDFLNGLDLSNNNLSGTIPPQIMGISSLTILLDLSHNHLTGLLPMEVGNLRFLTTLNISENMLGGEIPNSLGDCVALVSLRMGGNLFHGSIPQSMRLLRGIEELDLSHNNFSGEIPQFLKALRSLKVLNLSYNNFQGMLPHEGVFENATSASIIGNAKLCGGLLEFQLPKCISSSSKSRKVHVLRLFALVICGLLGIALILAILYLSWWKMQVPKPVSSSMDVLCPHVSYGALLKATQGFSSTNLVGVGSFGSVYKGVLEDNGTAVAVKVLHLVGRDALKSFIIECEVLKNIRHRNLLKILTVCSSTDYQGNDFKAIIYDFMDNGSLQQWLHSKATSSHVNEPPKKVNFIQRINIAIDVAFALDYLHHQCHIPIIHCDLKPSNVLLDAQMVAHVGDFGLAKFLLGSSLDTVANQMSSVGLRGTIGYAPPEYAMGCKVSREGDVYSYGMLLLEMFTGLSPTNDRFGDNLTLHNFVASALPEQALEITDHILLLESESHFGPNGPQHWLSESKSIFQECLVTVYNIGVACSNEVPGRRMSTNSVASQLQRIRQKLFALGFHEQDELSRVI